One Sinorhizobium sp. BG8 DNA window includes the following coding sequences:
- a CDS encoding LysR family transcriptional regulator, with the protein MRGSLAELEAVVTVAAQGGFRSAARELGISSSALSQQIAALEARIGVRLFNRSTRSVVLSAAGEQFVAEITPALAAIRNAVEHVDEHRAEPTGTLRINSSIGATRMILAPLVLEYMRRNPQMAVEIVTEGALVDINAQGFDAGIRIREAVPPDMVVVPISDSLRPAIVGSSRYFQSHGKPKIPADLQKHQCIRARMASGALYRWEFERRGESFSMDVRGQLTLDESGLMLRAAREGAGLAYLNEWQVAEDVANGRLEQVLADWTPPYPGLCLYYPGRRHIPAKLRSFVDLIKEVRVGRAS; encoded by the coding sequence ATGCGTGGTTCACTTGCAGAACTTGAGGCAGTGGTCACGGTTGCCGCACAGGGCGGCTTCCGTTCCGCCGCCCGCGAACTCGGTATTTCCTCCTCCGCACTCAGCCAGCAAATCGCCGCGCTCGAGGCACGCATAGGGGTGCGGCTGTTCAACCGATCGACCCGCAGCGTCGTCCTCTCAGCCGCCGGCGAACAGTTCGTGGCGGAAATCACACCGGCACTGGCCGCGATCCGGAATGCCGTCGAACATGTCGACGAGCATCGGGCGGAACCGACAGGCACGTTGCGTATCAACAGTTCGATCGGCGCAACCCGCATGATCCTGGCGCCACTGGTCCTCGAATACATGCGCCGCAACCCGCAAATGGCGGTGGAGATCGTGACGGAAGGCGCGCTGGTCGACATCAATGCCCAAGGCTTCGATGCCGGGATCCGTATTCGCGAAGCCGTTCCGCCGGACATGGTGGTCGTCCCGATCAGTGACAGCCTCCGTCCCGCAATCGTCGGTTCTTCAAGGTATTTCCAGAGCCATGGAAAACCGAAAATTCCGGCCGACCTGCAGAAACACCAGTGCATTCGTGCCCGCATGGCCAGCGGCGCGCTCTACCGCTGGGAATTTGAGCGCCGCGGGGAGAGTTTCAGCATGGACGTGCGCGGCCAGCTGACGCTCGACGAAAGCGGTCTGATGCTTCGTGCCGCAAGGGAAGGGGCAGGGCTTGCCTATCTCAACGAGTGGCAGGTCGCCGAAGACGTTGCGAACGGACGTCTTGAGCAGGTGCTCGCCGACTGGACGCCACCCTATCCGGGCCTCTGCCTCTACTATCCCGGCCGCCGTCACATTCCCGCAAAATTGCGCAGTTTCGTCGATCTCATCAAGGAGGTGAGGGTTGGGCGCGCTTCATGA
- a CDS encoding LysR family transcriptional regulator — protein MEQRKRRLPPLKSLLFLETVVRTGSVTAAADELSITHSAVSKQLSQLEAWMGVPLFIEKRKGMIPTADIDRLAAVLGNAFDEIHDALEQLRPSRIERSKLQVIAPATFAMRWLIPKLQEFHTPERPVDTMVRPTHTPDNWLDMPFDVAIRRGGIIPSQFSPRHLFTETLSLVLPARIAGHGKVITKESLKEIGLLEAVTRPGELKTWLKTAGLAGSMAGQALKLPHFYIALDAMFAGRGALVVPTFLIEGHLLRGEVVEPFPELRVEGPSYQVFANPASREREAAAGFVDWIVSCVPERRQSGGQKEARLHSEAQAGPLA, from the coding sequence ATGGAACAACGAAAACGTCGCCTCCCGCCGCTCAAATCTCTGTTGTTTCTTGAGACCGTGGTGCGGACCGGAAGCGTTACTGCCGCGGCGGACGAATTGTCGATCACCCATAGCGCTGTAAGTAAGCAGCTTTCGCAGTTGGAAGCGTGGATGGGCGTTCCGCTCTTTATAGAGAAGCGTAAAGGGATGATCCCGACGGCCGACATCGACCGTCTGGCGGCGGTGCTCGGCAATGCCTTCGACGAGATCCACGATGCACTGGAGCAACTGCGTCCGTCACGGATCGAGCGCTCTAAGCTGCAGGTGATCGCGCCCGCGACATTCGCGATGCGATGGCTGATCCCGAAATTGCAGGAATTCCACACGCCGGAGCGTCCGGTGGATACGATGGTGCGTCCGACGCATACGCCGGACAATTGGCTGGATATGCCATTCGACGTGGCGATCCGCCGGGGCGGCATCATCCCATCGCAGTTTTCGCCCCGGCATCTCTTTACCGAGACGCTGTCGCTGGTGTTGCCCGCACGGATCGCCGGCCACGGCAAGGTCATCACCAAGGAAAGCCTGAAGGAGATCGGGTTGCTCGAAGCGGTCACCCGACCGGGTGAACTGAAGACCTGGCTGAAGACCGCCGGGTTGGCAGGCAGCATGGCCGGTCAGGCGCTGAAGCTTCCGCATTTCTATATCGCGCTGGACGCGATGTTCGCCGGTCGTGGAGCGCTGGTCGTGCCCACCTTCCTGATTGAGGGACACCTGCTTCGCGGCGAGGTCGTCGAACCGTTCCCGGAATTGCGGGTCGAGGGGCCGTCCTATCAGGTCTTCGCCAATCCGGCGTCCCGGGAAAGAGAGGCGGCGGCGGGCTTCGTCGATTGGATCGTCTCCTGCGTACCGGAACGACGCCAGTCGGGCGGACAGAAGGAAGCCCGCCTGCATAGTGAAGCGCAGGCGGGTCCGTTGGCCTGA
- a CDS encoding amidase, which yields MDRRRFLAGALAFTSASAFSVPRLRASTNPLRQDLPADPWKWSATQTRSAVVAREISCREVVEAHLARYGTVNPVVNAIVDLAHEEAIASATLADEMLARGFEPGRLFGVPMTVKDNTDLKGHRTVNGLATASAEAAADDSPVIRSLRSAGAIIIGKTNTPCLSSRWETDNAVYGRTVNPWSRERTPGGSSGGAAAALATGMGALAHGNDIGGSIRYPAYCCGVTGLRPSMGRTPMFNGTYRADRSFCNQMFNVEGMLARNVADLMLSLPVISEGDARDPAWNGVPSQSGLPGSQRVGIIMESPGLYVSEPVKAALTETARRLADRGFLVEEVAPPVIEEAVELWAKMVFSELRAAWSGFSQIVDADARKANALFLELAPTLSIDDYVAGTAAVMAIRRRWSDFMNRWPILIGPNSGDLPFRSGFDIASVDDTRHQIASQALMVTVNLLGLPSVAVPTAFVDAADAPNGLPTGVQVIARRFADEDALAVAEVIQTAFPQSTLTDPIRN from the coding sequence ATGGATAGACGTCGATTTCTTGCGGGTGCGTTGGCTTTTACGAGTGCGTCCGCATTCAGTGTTCCGCGGTTGCGTGCGAGCACCAACCCGCTTCGACAAGACCTCCCAGCCGACCCTTGGAAATGGAGTGCTACGCAAACGCGCAGTGCCGTTGTCGCGCGGGAAATCTCGTGCCGGGAAGTCGTAGAGGCCCACTTGGCGCGCTACGGGACGGTCAACCCGGTGGTCAACGCAATTGTGGATCTCGCACATGAGGAAGCCATTGCGAGCGCAACCCTGGCTGATGAAATGCTTGCCCGGGGGTTCGAGCCGGGAAGACTTTTCGGTGTCCCGATGACAGTGAAGGACAACACGGATCTGAAAGGACACCGGACTGTCAATGGTCTGGCTACCGCGAGCGCTGAAGCTGCCGCAGACGATAGTCCGGTTATCCGAAGCCTTCGCTCGGCGGGTGCAATCATCATTGGCAAGACGAACACGCCCTGCCTTTCCTCCAGATGGGAAACAGACAACGCCGTCTACGGACGGACCGTGAACCCGTGGTCGCGAGAACGCACGCCCGGAGGGTCATCCGGCGGCGCTGCGGCGGCACTGGCCACTGGTATGGGCGCCTTGGCTCATGGAAACGATATCGGGGGCTCGATCCGGTACCCTGCCTATTGTTGCGGAGTGACCGGCCTTCGCCCGTCCATGGGACGAACCCCCATGTTCAACGGCACCTATCGGGCCGACCGTTCCTTCTGCAACCAGATGTTCAACGTGGAAGGCATGCTTGCCCGAAACGTGGCGGATCTCATGCTCAGCCTCCCCGTGATCAGCGAAGGCGATGCCAGAGACCCCGCATGGAACGGTGTCCCGTCACAGAGCGGTCTTCCGGGGTCGCAACGGGTCGGTATCATCATGGAGTCCCCAGGGCTTTACGTTTCAGAGCCTGTGAAAGCCGCCCTGACGGAGACGGCTCGACGGCTCGCCGATCGAGGTTTCCTGGTGGAAGAGGTCGCGCCTCCCGTGATCGAAGAGGCGGTGGAACTCTGGGCGAAGATGGTCTTCAGCGAGTTGCGCGCCGCATGGTCTGGATTCAGCCAGATCGTGGATGCGGATGCTCGAAAGGCAAATGCGCTTTTCCTCGAGCTTGCTCCAACCCTTTCCATTGATGACTACGTGGCCGGGACAGCGGCTGTCATGGCGATACGCCGTCGCTGGTCGGATTTCATGAACAGATGGCCGATCCTCATCGGGCCTAACTCGGGCGACCTGCCGTTCAGAAGCGGCTTTGACATCGCTTCGGTAGACGACACGCGTCACCAGATTGCATCCCAGGCTCTGATGGTGACGGTAAACCTTCTTGGGCTACCTTCCGTCGCAGTTCCCACCGCCTTCGTCGACGCGGCGGACGCTCCGAATGGTCTTCCGACCGGCGTACAGGTCATAGCCCGCCGTTTCGCCGACGAAGACGCCCTGGCGGTCGCGGAAGTCATTCAGACAGCGTTCCCGCAATCGACGCTTACCGATCCGATCCGGAACTGA
- a CDS encoding ATP-binding cassette domain-containing protein — MNDAVMERDRLNRRMVGARRDDGNGSMGETLSLACYDVFKSYSAKGGLVLHGVSLEIDEGDSVALIGANGSGKSTLLKSLVGLHPVDKGKVRVLGRELQDGRLERDVRRQIGFVFQNHGLVQRLSALSNVIHGRLGFHGSWRAWHQSIAPEQWRQEALEALDAVGLGQRASARADQLSGGQAQRVAIARALVRKPKLMIADEPAASLDPKTGMDVMETFASIAARNGTTLVYTTHDMAHALKFANRIVALRSGRVALDEPAENLRIQDLERFFHEA, encoded by the coding sequence ATGAATGATGCTGTGATGGAGCGCGACAGGCTGAATCGACGAATGGTCGGCGCCAGGCGGGATGACGGCAACGGCAGCATGGGCGAAACGCTTAGCCTCGCCTGCTACGATGTCTTCAAGTCCTACTCGGCGAAAGGCGGCTTGGTGCTCCACGGCGTCTCGCTCGAAATCGATGAGGGCGACAGCGTCGCCCTCATCGGAGCCAACGGTTCGGGCAAGTCGACGCTTTTGAAGAGCCTCGTCGGCCTGCACCCCGTCGATAAGGGCAAGGTTCGCGTTCTCGGACGGGAACTGCAGGACGGCAGGCTCGAACGCGACGTGCGGCGACAGATCGGATTCGTCTTTCAGAACCATGGGCTGGTGCAGCGCCTGAGCGCGCTCTCAAACGTCATCCATGGCCGCCTCGGCTTTCACGGATCCTGGCGGGCATGGCATCAGTCCATCGCACCGGAGCAATGGCGACAGGAAGCGCTTGAAGCGCTGGACGCCGTCGGCCTCGGCCAGCGGGCCTCGGCACGTGCCGACCAGTTGTCGGGCGGCCAGGCGCAGCGCGTGGCGATCGCCCGGGCATTGGTGCGCAAGCCCAAGCTGATGATAGCAGACGAACCTGCCGCAAGCCTCGATCCCAAGACCGGGATGGACGTGATGGAGACTTTCGCGTCGATTGCAGCCCGAAACGGCACCACGCTCGTCTACACCACACACGACATGGCGCATGCCCTGAAGTTTGCCAATCGCATCGTCGCGTTGAGAAGCGGTCGCGTAGCGCTCGACGAACCGGCGGAAAACCTGCGCATTCAAGATCTGGAACGTTTCTTCCATGAGGCATGA
- the phnE gene encoding phosphonate ABC transporter, permease protein PhnE, which produces MRHDNPTLVAPPARFAGASALQFALLLTLAAVVLSSIYQVAPSAERLVTGAPRMTNLLARMMPPATDSVFLIRIAGQLLETFQIAIAGTFIGITLSLPIAWLSARGVTPVPAFSFLFKGLVSFFRTVPDLVWALVFVATVGLGAVAGTMTIIADTIGFCGRFFCESMEDADKKPQEALAATGANRLAILLSAIIPDTLPSLINAGLFALEKAVRASVVLGLVGAGGIGQELQVAFDLFQYQKASTIIVVIFVVVLSMEMLTNALRKKIA; this is translated from the coding sequence ATGAGGCATGACAATCCAACCCTAGTCGCCCCGCCGGCCCGTTTTGCTGGCGCGAGCGCCCTGCAGTTCGCTCTCCTCCTGACACTAGCGGCGGTCGTACTTTCCTCGATTTATCAGGTCGCCCCCTCGGCTGAGCGGCTGGTGACCGGCGCTCCGCGCATGACGAACCTCCTCGCCCGGATGATGCCGCCAGCAACCGACAGCGTCTTCCTGATCCGCATTGCCGGGCAGTTGTTGGAAACATTCCAGATCGCCATCGCCGGCACCTTCATTGGCATCACGCTCAGCCTACCGATCGCCTGGCTGTCCGCACGCGGCGTCACTCCAGTCCCGGCCTTCTCGTTCCTGTTCAAGGGTCTCGTCTCGTTCTTCCGCACGGTGCCCGATCTCGTCTGGGCGCTGGTTTTCGTCGCCACCGTCGGCCTCGGCGCGGTGGCCGGCACGATGACAATCATTGCCGATACGATCGGGTTTTGCGGACGCTTCTTCTGCGAGAGCATGGAGGATGCCGACAAGAAGCCGCAGGAGGCGCTTGCAGCCACCGGCGCCAACCGCCTCGCCATCCTGCTCTCCGCGATCATTCCGGACACGCTGCCATCACTGATCAATGCTGGCCTGTTCGCCCTGGAAAAGGCCGTGCGTGCCTCTGTTGTCCTTGGCCTCGTCGGTGCAGGCGGCATCGGCCAGGAACTTCAAGTCGCCTTCGATCTCTTCCAGTATCAGAAGGCATCCACGATCATCGTCGTGATCTTCGTGGTCGTGCTGTCGATGGAAATGCTGACAAATGCGCTGCGCAAGAAAATAGCGTAA
- the phnA gene encoding phosphonoacetate hydrolase — MPATAHTTSIEANGRTYRWPLRPTVLVCFDGCDPAYIAASGSAGHIPTISRFLKEGFYAIADAAMPTFTNPNNVSIVCGAPPAVHGVAGNYYLDRETKQEVMMLDARLMRAPTILSQFSKAGARIAVVTAKDKLRKALAHEMHGIAVSAQYADKCTMDENGIDDLTGLVGRGTPDQYSPDLSLFVLDAGIRLLETRPLDLLYLSLSDLVQHKHAPDAPEAHDFMKAVDDRLARLIELGATIGIVADHGMNDLSHEDGTPNVVYLGDVLDKAYGFDTTRVICPITDPFVKHHGALGGFVRVHLIAEGMDRAAVLKTIVAQPGIELALTGEDAAERFQFPLDREADIVVVGSKGVAVGARTVDHDLSQLAGERLRSHGSLAEQQVPFIISHPLNEDYANRPTTGLRNFDVFDYAVNGVI, encoded by the coding sequence ATGCCGGCAACAGCCCACACCACATCGATCGAAGCCAATGGGAGAACCTATCGCTGGCCACTCCGGCCAACGGTGTTGGTCTGCTTCGATGGCTGCGATCCAGCCTACATCGCGGCATCCGGATCCGCTGGCCACATCCCGACGATCAGCCGCTTCCTCAAGGAGGGGTTCTATGCGATCGCCGATGCTGCAATGCCGACCTTCACGAATCCGAACAACGTGTCGATCGTCTGCGGCGCGCCGCCGGCGGTGCATGGTGTTGCCGGCAACTACTATCTCGACCGCGAGACGAAGCAGGAAGTGATGATGCTCGACGCGCGGCTGATGCGGGCGCCGACCATTCTGTCGCAATTCTCCAAGGCCGGCGCCAGGATCGCTGTCGTCACCGCCAAAGACAAGCTGCGCAAGGCGCTCGCCCACGAGATGCATGGCATCGCAGTGTCCGCCCAGTATGCCGACAAGTGCACGATGGACGAGAACGGAATCGACGACCTCACCGGCCTCGTCGGCCGCGGGACGCCGGACCAGTACTCGCCGGATCTCTCGCTTTTCGTTCTCGATGCCGGCATCCGCCTGCTCGAAACCCGCCCGCTTGATCTTCTCTATCTTTCACTCTCAGACCTCGTGCAGCACAAGCATGCACCGGATGCGCCGGAAGCCCACGACTTCATGAAGGCCGTCGACGATCGCCTAGCTCGCCTGATCGAACTCGGCGCCACGATCGGCATCGTGGCCGACCACGGTATGAATGACCTTTCCCATGAGGACGGAACACCCAATGTCGTCTATCTCGGCGACGTACTGGACAAGGCCTATGGCTTCGATACCACCCGCGTGATCTGCCCGATCACCGATCCCTTCGTGAAGCATCACGGTGCGCTCGGCGGCTTCGTGCGCGTCCACCTGATCGCGGAAGGCATGGATCGTGCCGCCGTGCTGAAGACCATTGTCGCCCAGCCGGGTATCGAGCTTGCGTTGACGGGCGAGGATGCGGCGGAACGCTTCCAGTTCCCGCTGGATCGCGAAGCCGACATCGTCGTCGTCGGCTCGAAGGGTGTGGCGGTCGGCGCCCGGACGGTTGACCACGACCTGTCGCAGCTTGCCGGTGAACGGCTGCGCTCGCATGGAAGCCTCGCCGAACAGCAGGTGCCGTTCATCATCTCGCACCCGCTCAACGAGGACTACGCCAACCGGCCGACGACCGGCCTTCGGAATTTCGATGTCTTCGACTATGCGGTGAACGGCGTCATTTAA
- a CDS encoding PhnD/SsuA/transferrin family substrate-binding protein: protein MRRLIPALLAVTVTASTAFAADKVRFAVTEIEGLEQLQTEFGPFRDKLQQLTGLEIEFQPVSSRTSAVEAMNSGLLELALTGPSEYVVMHEMTKADVIVGWQRPDYFAQVVTIAGRGINSPKDLTGKKIAFGSAGSTSTHLGPAQVLTDQGLSYGKDYQSLHIDRNVAIQALINGDLDAVGMSFDHLNSARKAFPNVPFLVVARGRDLPDDALMASPLADQATIEKIRKAFTDHGQDLLGSVLDGTDDNQKYAQGVFRSSIQDSDYDYVRAMYNTIGIETFGKFIDE, encoded by the coding sequence ATGCGTCGCTTGATACCTGCTCTGCTCGCAGTGACCGTCACAGCCTCCACCGCATTCGCCGCCGACAAGGTTCGCTTCGCCGTCACGGAAATCGAGGGCCTTGAACAACTCCAGACCGAGTTCGGCCCCTTCCGCGACAAGCTCCAGCAGTTGACTGGCCTGGAGATCGAATTCCAGCCCGTCAGTTCCCGCACCTCGGCCGTAGAGGCGATGAATTCGGGGCTACTCGAACTGGCGCTCACCGGCCCGTCCGAATATGTCGTGATGCATGAGATGACGAAGGCTGACGTGATCGTCGGATGGCAGCGTCCGGACTATTTCGCACAGGTCGTCACCATCGCCGGCCGCGGCATCAATTCGCCGAAGGACCTCACCGGCAAGAAGATTGCCTTCGGTTCCGCCGGCTCCACGTCAACCCATCTCGGCCCGGCGCAGGTGCTGACCGACCAGGGCCTCAGCTACGGCAAGGACTACCAGTCGCTGCACATCGACCGCAACGTTGCGATCCAGGCTTTGATCAACGGCGACCTCGATGCCGTCGGCATGAGTTTCGACCACCTCAACAGCGCCCGAAAGGCATTCCCGAATGTACCGTTCCTCGTCGTCGCTCGCGGCCGAGACCTGCCGGACGACGCGCTGATGGCAAGCCCGCTGGCCGATCAAGCCACGATCGAGAAGATCCGCAAGGCCTTCACCGATCACGGGCAGGACCTACTAGGCTCAGTCCTCGACGGCACCGACGACAACCAGAAATACGCGCAGGGCGTCTTCCGCAGTTCCATCCAGGACAGCGACTACGACTATGTGCGCGCGATGTACAACACGATCGGTATCGAAACCTTTGGGAAGTTCATCGATGAATGA
- a CDS encoding NADH:flavin oxidoreductase/NADH oxidase, with protein sequence MPQPQLFTPFKIRNLELENRIVIAPMCTYSAVDGCMTDWHLIHLGQLALSGAGLLTIEATAVVPEGRISYADVGLYDDATEAAMKRTLDGIRKWSRMPIAVQLAHAGRKASTDLPWHGGGQIAPDHKNGWQTEAPSPNPFKSTDVVPTELSRERMNAIRDAFAEAAVRAARIGIDAVQIHAAHGYLLHSFLSPLANQRTDEYGGSLENRMRFPLEVFDAVRAAFPADRAVSVRVSATDWHDGGWHLEETIAFAKALELRGCDAINVSTGGLHIDQKIPVSPSYQVPFARAMKAALKMPVVAVGLITEPSQAEAIVATGDADLVALARTILYDPRWPWHAAAALGGEVSAAPQYHRSQPSTLKSLFKALPAR encoded by the coding sequence ATGCCCCAACCGCAGCTTTTTACACCGTTCAAAATCCGCAATCTCGAACTCGAAAACCGTATCGTTATCGCTCCGATGTGCACCTATTCAGCCGTGGATGGTTGCATGACCGACTGGCATCTGATCCATCTCGGGCAACTGGCTCTTTCCGGCGCTGGCCTGCTCACGATCGAGGCGACCGCGGTCGTTCCGGAAGGACGCATCAGCTATGCGGATGTCGGACTGTACGATGACGCGACGGAGGCGGCCATGAAGCGGACGCTGGATGGCATCCGGAAGTGGTCCAGGATGCCCATAGCCGTTCAACTTGCCCATGCCGGACGAAAGGCATCGACTGACCTGCCGTGGCACGGAGGCGGGCAGATTGCGCCCGACCATAAAAATGGATGGCAGACGGAAGCACCGTCTCCGAACCCGTTCAAATCAACAGATGTCGTACCGACTGAGCTAAGCCGCGAACGCATGAACGCTATTCGCGACGCCTTTGCGGAGGCTGCGGTTCGCGCGGCGCGTATCGGCATCGATGCGGTTCAGATCCATGCAGCGCACGGATATCTTCTTCATTCCTTCCTGTCGCCGCTCGCCAATCAGCGGACTGACGAATATGGCGGGAGCCTCGAGAATCGGATGCGTTTCCCGCTGGAGGTCTTCGACGCGGTGCGAGCGGCCTTTCCTGCTGATAGGGCCGTTTCGGTTCGCGTTTCTGCGACCGACTGGCACGATGGTGGCTGGCATTTGGAGGAGACGATCGCGTTTGCGAAGGCCCTTGAACTTCGAGGTTGCGATGCCATCAACGTGTCGACTGGCGGCTTGCACATCGATCAGAAGATCCCGGTTTCGCCGAGCTACCAGGTGCCGTTCGCACGCGCGATGAAGGCGGCATTGAAAATGCCGGTCGTCGCTGTCGGATTGATCACCGAGCCCTCCCAGGCGGAGGCAATCGTCGCGACGGGGGATGCTGATCTCGTCGCTCTGGCGCGCACGATCCTCTATGATCCACGCTGGCCGTGGCATGCCGCTGCAGCTCTCGGTGGAGAGGTTTCCGCAGCCCCTCAATACCATCGCAGCCAGCCATCTACGTTGAAGTCGCTCTTCAAGGCGTTACCCGCACGGTAA
- a CDS encoding helix-turn-helix transcriptional regulator — translation MPELLPQPARDEIDLSVVFSTLSDPLRRTAIAILATLPDSTERNCVSFGFPVAKASLTHHFKILREAGLISQIDYGNRRASSLRREDIEARFPGLLALLVEELKQGGGVEKAVVSAGRR, via the coding sequence ATGCCAGAACTTCTTCCCCAGCCCGCGCGTGACGAGATAGACCTCAGTGTCGTATTCTCCACATTGTCCGACCCGCTCCGTCGCACCGCAATTGCTATTCTGGCGACGCTTCCGGACAGCACGGAGCGCAACTGCGTGTCCTTTGGCTTTCCGGTGGCCAAGGCTTCACTCACCCATCACTTCAAGATCCTTCGCGAGGCTGGACTGATCAGCCAGATCGATTACGGAAACCGCCGCGCCTCCTCGCTTCGTCGGGAAGACATCGAGGCTCGGTTTCCTGGTCTTCTTGCCCTGCTGGTCGAAGAACTCAAGCAGGGTGGTGGCGTCGAGAAGGCTGTCGTCTCTGCCGGAAGGCGCTGA
- a CDS encoding LysR family transcriptional regulator: protein MIETRLLRQFVVVAEELHFSRAANRLNMAQPPLSQAIKRLEEEVGARLFERDNRNVTLTGAGHDFLVTARKLLGELEEGVENARRIASGVAGRLSVSFIDTAHLEFLPPILRSFRQAFPDVELDLREGTTAQQIELLQSGEMDVGFMRWPGTPVTGLVFQRVQSEPVLVALPTGHTHAAAPQVPLAALADENFIASPRSEGLGFHDQMVGLCRSAGYSPRIVQFANQMQTIASLVAAGIGVALVPGSLAAIRRDNVVFRSIEVDAPEHELHIDLVLCRRAEKRGAVLDRFLDVVGSALAPSRDVSSGSDR, encoded by the coding sequence ATGATCGAGACCCGTCTTCTCCGGCAGTTCGTCGTCGTTGCGGAGGAGCTGCATTTCAGTCGTGCCGCGAACCGCTTGAACATGGCTCAGCCTCCTCTCAGTCAGGCGATTAAGCGGCTGGAAGAGGAAGTCGGTGCGCGTCTGTTCGAACGGGACAACCGGAATGTAACCTTGACGGGTGCCGGCCATGACTTCCTTGTGACAGCGCGTAAACTGTTGGGCGAACTCGAGGAGGGGGTGGAGAACGCCCGCCGGATCGCGAGCGGCGTTGCAGGCCGGCTGTCCGTCTCCTTCATCGACACCGCGCATCTGGAGTTCCTGCCGCCAATCCTGCGCTCGTTCCGGCAAGCCTTTCCCGATGTGGAACTGGATCTGCGGGAAGGCACGACTGCCCAACAGATCGAGCTTTTGCAGTCCGGTGAAATGGATGTTGGCTTCATGCGTTGGCCTGGCACGCCGGTGACCGGTTTGGTGTTCCAGAGGGTGCAAAGCGAACCCGTATTGGTGGCGCTTCCAACGGGACACACACACGCCGCGGCACCTCAGGTTCCGTTGGCAGCACTTGCGGACGAAAACTTCATTGCCTCACCCCGCTCGGAAGGGCTCGGATTTCACGATCAAATGGTGGGGCTCTGCCGAAGTGCAGGGTACTCTCCGCGGATCGTGCAATTCGCCAATCAGATGCAAACCATCGCAAGTCTCGTTGCGGCCGGCATTGGAGTAGCCCTCGTTCCGGGATCTCTCGCCGCTATCCGGCGTGATAACGTCGTATTCCGGAGTATCGAGGTCGACGCGCCGGAACACGAATTGCATATTGATCTCGTCCTCTGCCGGAGGGCGGAAAAGCGAGGAGCCGTTCTAGACCGGTTCCTCGACGTGGTGGGATCGGCGTTGGCTCCCAGCCGGGATGTCAGTTCCGGATCGGATCGGTAA